Part of the Bubalus bubalis isolate 160015118507 breed Murrah chromosome 9, NDDB_SH_1, whole genome shotgun sequence genome is shown below.
TGGCCATATCTGGTGTGGCCTGGCTCCCAGGACCACCTGGGCAGGTGGGCTTGTGAGGGGGTGGGGTTGAGGAGCTGTCCTCCCCTTGTACATCGGTGGGTTAGTGGTGGACCACTGTGAACCCTGAGGACTGAGTGTGTGTGATCATTATTGGCAAGGGCAGGAAGTGGAAGTTGGATGGTTGGTTGGGTTTCCCACCCCTCTCAGTGCTTTAATGAAACACTCTCCTGGCTTAATCACCTCCTGGGCATTCTGGTTCACATGCTTCAATGTGTCATATCCTGGAACTATCTACCAGCTATCTTGGGACTATCCCCCAGCTCACATCATGGCATGCCTGTTCCATGTGTTCACTCCCTTATCTGGTTGACTCTATCAGTAATATATGTTTGTTTCAAACATTAACCATGCATGTCTAAAGAACACCTGGTACAGGTAAACTTGAAAAGGGTGCATGGTGCTGGACTCTCCTGGGTGCTGAACTTTACAGTTTTGAGGACATATCTAGTGGAGCAAAGGTAGGTAGGCACATTAGAACATGTGATTGTCCAATTCACCATGCTGGTGCCTCTGAAGCAACGAAAAGAAAGTCTGATTGGGAGCATGGCTTCTGGTATGTAAGGTCCAGGGTGATTTATACTGCAGCATTTTCTGCAAATGGATCCCTTGGCTTGGGAAAGAAGGGTTTGTGAATGGGAAAAAGTGAGAAAGGTGAGAATTGGGAGGCATGGAGCAGCCAGGAGCCCGCCTGGGAGGGCGAGGTGTGCTCGTTCATCGGCAGAGGGCCCCAGGGAAGGCCCCGGCGTGGCGCGGATGCCCGTGGCAGCCAAGACTTCCTCTAAGAGGCTGGGCGTGCCGGCGAGAGCCGGCTGTTGCGCTGCGACGACAGAGGCCCGCGTGGAAGGCCCCGGCGTGTCCGGGGTGCCCGTGGCCGCCAGGAGCTCGTCTAGGAAGCTGGGTGGCCCTGGGAGGGCAGGGTCCACCCCTTCGTCGGCAGCGGCCCCCGGGGCGGGCGCCTGCGTGTCCGGGGCGCCCGTGGCCGCCAAGAGCTCATCTAGGAGGCTCGTCGAGCTCGgaaggctggggggctggggctgTGGCTCTAGCGGAGGGGCCGTGCCTTCACCGTAGGGTGACTCCGGCCACCGCGGGATGTGTGTCTCCGGCTGTGGAGGCGGCGGGATGGCCCCTTGCCCGGGCTGCCCGGGGGCCGTGACGGCAGGGGAGCGCGCGGCCCAGGGAACTGCTCCCCGGGGAGGAGGCGGTGGCCTCCCACTTGGCTGGAGAGCCACCGGGCTGGGCTGGACCATGAAGATCATCAACGGCTGGCCCACACAGACCCCAGAGGCAGTCCCGGGCACCCAGAAAGTGGGGGCCCCAAAAGGAGCAGCTGCAGCCAAGGGTGGCATGCTCTCCTGTGGCTGAGAGGGGCGAAGGGGAGGAGAGGTGCTCTGGACAGCGGGTGGGGCCCTTCGGTCCTCTGGAGCAGGAGTCGTCGTGGCTGATGCGCCGCTGGGCCCCTGGGCCCGGCCGTTGCCGGGCCCGCTTGGGCTCCGCTGGGGGTGCCGAGCTCTTCGGTTTTGAAACCATATCTAGGGGAGCAAAGGGCAGACAGGCACTGATATCAGAAGCCGTGGCCGTCCGGATCACCCACCGTGCTGGCGCCTCTGCGGCGCCCATTCGACAGCCCGCCCGGCCGCCCGGCCTCTGGGCTGTCAGGCCCAGGGCGACTTCTGCAGGCCCATTTTCTGCAAACGAATCCCTTGGCCCTGGGAAATGAGGGGTGCCCGCGCGGCCAGAAGCGGCCCCAAACCCTCCAGTCAGCCTGCCGACTTtcggcccccctcccccccagccccagccccagccccagcctacGTGTACCCAGCTCCAGACTTGGCAGCTTGGCAGGGCTGAACCCTCCTTACTCCTGGGCCACGTCCTGGGCCCACGCGCTGGCTGGAGAGCTTACCTGGATGCGAGGTTCTGGGATTCCCGTCTGACGAGCCAGTTCCTCCCTGGCGGCAATCCCCGGGAAGCGATCCCTCGTGAAGGCTTGCACGAGGATCCTTGTCTGAGAAGGAGAGATGACTGTCCTCTTTCTCCGGGCCTCTCTGGCCGAGGCTTCTACCCACGAAAGAACACACCGAGAGGAGAGGACGTTAAGGCCCGTGGAACGTTCACGGCACAGATACCCTAGACggtgtggaggggagggggagtcCCACACCCCTGAATCACTACAGGTGGCTCTGCCGCCGGGGCAGGGCTCTAAGGAATACACCCACAGATGGATCGCGTGCCTGGGTCCATCGTGGACGCGTGcgtgtgcacgcgcacacacgcacactcccCACACGTGCATGTCCCTGTGTGTCTCTCCCCTCCTCCGGCCTTGCCGCCGAGTGCCCTGAAAGCGTGCTCCTCGGCCAAGGCTGCCCGGGCAGCCGGAGCCTAAGGTTCCCgacgggggctggggagggggtgcaaAGGGGGAGCACTGCTGCCCGCCCACGCCGGCTGGGGCCGTCTTGCCCCGATCTGGGACACTGATGGGGGCAGCAACCACAGAGCCCTGTTTCCTCCtcaccttccccctcctcccgcacacacacacacccccacccccccccccccgcctcccccgcccccttgGTGTTTCTGGGCCTCCCGTGCTCATCCACCAGCAGAGAGAATTCTCTGGCAAGAGGGGGAGGGTTCGGGACCCCCTCTGGGGGACTTGCCTTTGGAGAGAACGCTGGCTAAGTTACCTTGAGAGGAAGACTGAGGTCGAGGAGGCGACGTTGGCCCCCCTTCCCCTTCTTGGTGCACGTGTTCAGACGGCGATCGGCTCTGCTTTGACCGTCTTCTTCGTTGGTTTTGAAACCAGACCTAGGGGCAAACAGAGAGAATTCCTTCTCAGGAGAAAGGCCGCCAGATGCTTTGAGCTGCCTTGGATCGGCATGGAGAGCCTGAAAGGGAGACCGGGTGGAGAGGCGGGGGCCTACCTGGACTCTGCTTTCGTCAATGCCGAGCTCTCGGGCCAGTCGTTCTCTGGTCGCTATCCCAGGGTAGGGGTTCTGTTGAAAGAGCGCTTGCAGGGCGTCCTTCTGGCTCGGCTTCAGAACGAGCCTCCTCCTTCGAGATCCTGTGGCGATGGGGCCtgtggaaggagagaagaaagggaagcgTCTCAGACCAGAGCACCTGGGGGAGGACTCGGCGGAGGAGCCCAAGCGTGCTCCCCGCCCAGGGGCAGTTGCCCCTGTGCCTGAGCAGAGCCGGGAGCCCGGGCACGGGTGTGCATCTGGAAGTCGCTTGGCTACACCCCGACAGCCAGGCTGAGAGGCAAGGGCGGtacccccgacccccacccagGCCGGAATGCAAGAAACGCCAGCAGGCAGAAAGGAAACCAAACCCAGCCCCGACACAGAGGCGGCAAGAAGTCCCGCCCGCCGAAGACCACAACACTATCCTGCCGCGTGTTCCCACCCGTCTGGGGGAGATGCCCGGGAAAGGTCTGGATGGGGCTTCTCCCAGATTTCCCTCCATCAGGATGCCGGCGGGAGGGGACCTGGCTTCTCCGGGCTAACGCGGAGCACGGGCCATATTTGCCGCCAGGAgcggaaaaggaaagggaagcgaAGCGAGGCCCAACCCTCAATGGCAGAAGGCACCAGGCCATTGTGGGGAGGAAGCCACCGAAGGAGGCAAAGCCCCAGAGCTCCCCGACTCCCATTCCCGCAGGAAGATGAGGATAAAGGGCCCCATCCCAGCCCCCGCaaccccacaccccccacccccaacccccgtcAAACCACACCGTCTTCCCAGAAAAGACAAGGGAGAAGCCACGTGTGTGCCAAAGGAGCAAGACGAACAAACGATGCCCCTTTGGGCACACCTGACTCCTGGGAACCGTGGCCCCAGCCGATCGGTCCCTGCCATTCTCGGTGGTGGGCCGACCCGTTTGCCGTGAACCCGTGGCCG
Proteins encoded:
- the LOC123335297 gene encoding nascent polypeptide-associated complex subunit alpha, muscle-specific form-like; amino-acid sequence: MSTDHFGDGAECWTFGKLGPTPNRDTLPEASRAGGGNRGQGTCVECEKAGKPSAVWKARQFGKGGVAGHVKGTQGNSRAVRSVGTADGPWARGQQSAASVRLSRHGFVRLLQHLTRYVCPRSLGSDRVSGDPWIASATGSRQTGRPTTENGRDRSAGATVPRSQCCGLRRAGLLAASVSGLGLVSFLPAGVSCIPAWVGVGGTALASQPGCRGVAKRLPDAHPCPGSRLCSGTGATAPGRGARLGSSAESSPRCSGLRRFPFFSPSTGPIATGSRRRRLVLKPSQKDALQALFQQNPYPGIATRERLARELGIDESRVQVWFQNQRRRRSKQSRSPSEHVHQEGEGGPTSPPRPQSSSQEASAREARRKRTVISPSQTRILVQAFTRDRFPGIAAREELARQTGIPEPRIQIWFQNRRARHPQRSPSGPGNGRAQGPSGASATTTPAPEDRRAPPAVQSTSPPLRPSQPQESMPPLAAAAPFGAPTFWVPGTASGVCVGQPLMIFMVQPSPVALQPSGRPPPPPRGAVPWAARSPAVTAPGQPGQGAIPPPPQPETHIPRWPESPYGEGTAPPLEPQPQPPSLPSSTSLLDELLAATGAPDTQAPAPGAAADEGVDPALPGPPSFLDELLAATGTPDTPGPSTRASVVAAQQPALAGTPSLLEEVLAATGIRATPGPSLGPSADERAHLALPGP